The genomic interval GTAATGGACCCCATAAGCTATCAGGGTGTTTGCCCCATCTCTTCTAAAGAtcatttcggtttttttttcttgttttgttttgttttgttttttttaggggCACATTCATAGCCCTtaggataaaaaattataacatttaatTCTCCATTCCAGAATCAGATTTACTCAAATGCAAACCGTTTCAGTCCTGTTATGATTACGTATATTAATCTCTTTTAACATGAATATTGCAAATACCATACAATCTGTCTAGATATCATGACAACTCATACCGTCCTTGGTCAAAAcaatctaaaaattatttttttaataatacttcAAATGATGACGACAATGGTTATGATGATGGCTCCAATTATCCATTCCTGGTTTCACACAAATTAGCAAaactctacacatttctttttcttaaccaCTTAGGTAATGAGAGCAAGGCAGATGGACTAAAGAATGGGACAGTAAGGtgcaacacaaaaaaagaagaaaatatgaacaaggGCAACAGCAGTCCTGACAATGATGAAAGTTTCCACATGgatgtaacaacaaattctgAAAAGATTTACTCCCTGAATCAGATCAATAACTGTCTATTTGCAGACTCCTTGGAAACTGGTATGTACATACACACACCCTCTATTATATAAACTGTAGATGTCCCTTACACTCTAAGCCAATCAGTTCTTAgggctctttggaaaatgaaagatattttttgcTATTACAGAAGTAGTTTTCCAATATTAAATCCCCACTGAGTTTTTAACAAGTGGCTTTTGCCATTTCAAATGTCTTCATAAATATCATTATACATTCTCTTCCAACGTCAAAGGTAAGTTGCAACCAAACAAAAgccttaaaaatcataaaaacaatgaacTATTACTACCACGGCTAAAAGTAAAACAATGGTGTAAGAAAAGTGCAAGAAAAGGGGAGTAGTAAAAGTGAAAGGTGTAAGACTGCTTTTTGTGCATAACCAAACTGCGGAAGCTtatgatttgcatctgaaagaACAGTATCTATAAATGGTGTTTTGGACAGTTTTCGCTCTTCAGACCCTCAAAGTGACTAAAAGAAACGGTTTGAATAGCTTCGAAAGACATTCTCAGACAAAA from Pocillopora verrucosa isolate sample1 chromosome 14, ASM3666991v2, whole genome shotgun sequence carries:
- the LOC136278220 gene encoding uncharacterized protein, whose translation is MRKIKGENKVCLALCGLRNGEGLHCDHEVRDLPRRQLKGNESKADGLKNGTVRCNTKKEENMNKGNSSPDNDESFHMDVTTNSEKIYSLNQINNCLFADSLETGERNLHLQFLLLTTVE